A genomic window from Helicobacter suis HS1 includes:
- the asd gene encoding archaetidylserine decarboxylase (Phosphatidylserine decarboxylase is synthesized as a single chain precursor. Generation of the pyruvoyl active site from a Ser is coupled to cleavage of a Gly-Ser bond between the larger (beta) and smaller (alpha chains). It is an integral membrane protein.) yields MGQNLKKWGISHRVFYLSPKNYHRFHAPCDLQISEVRHFCGELLSVNPAALNQYRYRNAFIRNERVVVVATDVRGQLLYFVAIGALNVGQIVLNFDPSIHTNARVHKNPKIYTYNPPISISKGTELGRFEMGSSVVLFVQNSATFDSLQGQEISFATPIAELLGQKEVLTNYLYFNFYLSPKNYHRFHESWSADARNVH; encoded by the coding sequence TTGGGTCAAAATTTAAAGAAATGGGGCATTTCACACAGGGTATTCTATCTCTCACCTAAAAATTACCACCGCTTCCATGCCCCCTGTGATCTACAAATTTCAGAAGTGCGCCACTTTTGCGGGGAACTGTTAAGCGTCAATCCTGCTGCGCTTAACCAGTACCGCTACCGTAATGCATTTATCCGCAATGAGCGGGTAGTGGTGGTGGCAACAGATGTGCGGGGGCAGTTGTTGTATTTTGTGGCTATAGGGGCTTTAAATGTGGGGCAGATTGTGCTTAATTTTGATCCTAGTATCCACACCAACGCCCGCGTGCACAAGAATCCTAAAATTTATACCTACAACCCCCCCATTAGCATTAGCAAAGGAACAGAACTAGGGCGTTTTGAAATGGGTTCTAGTGTGGTACTCTTTGTACAAAATAGTGCCACCTTTGACTCGCTTCAGGGTCAAGAAATCTCTTTTGCAACTCCCATTGCTGAGTTGTTGGGTCAAAAAGAGGTTTTAACAAATTATCTTTATTTTAATTTCTATCTCTCACCTAAAAATTACCACCGCTTCCATGAATCATGGAGTGCTGATGCAAGAAATGTACATTGA
- the mqnP gene encoding menaquinone biosynthesis prenyltransferase MqnP produces MLKKLKLLGDLVAIEHTVFSGMFILIAIVVSSTQARLSLWFGLKALLLCALALLFARNFAMGFNRLVDRKFDIKNTRTYNRPSVDGRIGIWTLRGFCLANALLFVWVSFLINALAFKLSFVFLLILGGYSYMKRFSYLAHLVLGICLGLAPLAGVIAILGYIPLWSLLLALGVVFWVTGFDLLYSLQDIEFDRKEGLYSVPAIFGEQITLKLSRLAHALAVLCWIGFVSSAQLGLAAALGVGVCLCILIYEQWLVYRDFKNIPKAFFVSNGYLGLVFLGFIVLDRGVWLAKHL; encoded by the coding sequence ATGTTAAAAAAACTTAAGCTCTTAGGCGATCTTGTTGCCATTGAGCACACGGTTTTTTCGGGTATGTTTATTTTAATTGCCATAGTCGTCTCCAGTACGCAGGCTCGTTTAAGTCTGTGGTTTGGTTTAAAAGCATTGCTTTTATGCGCTCTGGCATTACTCTTTGCCCGTAATTTTGCTATGGGTTTTAACCGCCTTGTGGATCGTAAGTTTGATATAAAGAACACCCGTACCTATAACCGCCCCAGTGTTGATGGGCGCATTGGTATTTGGACTTTAAGAGGGTTTTGTTTGGCTAATGCCCTTCTCTTTGTATGGGTGAGTTTTCTGATCAATGCCCTTGCCTTTAAGCTTTCCTTTGTTTTTTTACTCATTTTAGGGGGCTATTCTTACATGAAGCGTTTTAGTTATCTAGCCCATCTTGTTTTAGGGATTTGTTTAGGTTTAGCGCCCTTAGCTGGAGTGATTGCTATTTTAGGTTATATCCCTTTATGGAGTTTGTTATTAGCTTTGGGGGTGGTGTTTTGGGTAACTGGCTTTGATTTACTCTATTCTTTACAAGATATAGAATTTGATCGCAAAGAGGGGCTTTATTCCGTGCCTGCTATCTTTGGAGAACAAATTACCCTTAAACTTTCGCGCCTAGCCCATGCTTTAGCGGTGTTATGCTGGATAGGTTTTGTAAGTAGCGCACAGCTAGGTTTAGCAGCGGCTTTGGGTGTGGGGGTGTGTTTGTGCATCTTAATTTATGAACAATGGCTAGTTTATCGTGATTTTAAAAATATCCCTAAGGCTTTTTTTGTCAGCAATGGGTACTTGGGTTTAGTGTTTTTAGGTTTTATTGTATTAGATCGCGGAGTGTGGCTTGCTAAGCACTTATAA
- a CDS encoding DegT/DnrJ/EryC1/StrS family aminotransferase — MPYKYPFLDLVAINAPYQEAFKLQLQAHLKNAHFIGGPAHSQFLQAFSQYCQSPHAIGVNSGLDALTLMLRAYQILGLLPQGSGVLLPSFTFIATAQALLHNALVPQFVDIGKDYLLDPYALEASATPQTKAILVVHLYGQVANMQAIKAIANKHGWLVLEDCAQATGALYAQQRAGSLGHAGAFSFYPSKNLGALGDGGCVLSSNSQLIETIRVLSNNGSPDKKDSLYLGYNSRLDSIQASFLHVKLPHLDTHNAKRRALAQIYLDTINNPYVCLPSVYDIEEHVFHLFVIRISQGLRSQMQKHLASYSIETRIHYPIPIHLQRAFKEYANLSLPRTTRYSQEVLSLPISPTQSIEDTLFIAKAINAFKPI, encoded by the coding sequence ATGCCCTATAAATATCCGTTTTTAGACTTAGTAGCCATAAATGCACCCTATCAAGAAGCTTTTAAACTCCAGCTGCAAGCACATTTAAAAAATGCTCATTTTATCGGGGGTCCTGCGCACTCACAATTTTTACAAGCCTTTAGCCAGTACTGCCAAAGCCCGCATGCCATAGGTGTAAATAGCGGATTAGACGCGCTGACTTTAATGCTAAGAGCCTACCAGATTTTAGGGCTTTTGCCACAAGGAAGTGGGGTGCTATTGCCCTCTTTTACTTTCATAGCCACAGCCCAAGCACTGCTACATAATGCCTTAGTGCCACAATTTGTTGATATAGGCAAAGACTATCTCCTAGACCCCTACGCATTAGAAGCCAGTGCCACACCTCAAACTAAAGCGATTTTGGTAGTGCATTTATACGGTCAAGTGGCTAATATGCAGGCTATTAAGGCAATTGCTAATAAACATGGGTGGCTCGTGCTAGAGGATTGTGCCCAAGCAACAGGGGCGTTGTATGCACAACAAAGAGCGGGTAGTTTAGGGCATGCAGGCGCTTTTAGTTTTTATCCAAGCAAAAATTTAGGGGCACTTGGAGATGGGGGTTGTGTGCTAAGTTCTAATAGCCAGCTAATAGAAACAATCCGTGTATTAAGCAACAATGGCTCACCAGATAAAAAGGACTCATTATATTTAGGCTATAACTCTAGACTAGATAGTATTCAGGCTAGTTTTTTACATGTTAAATTACCCCATTTAGATACCCATAATGCTAAACGGCGCGCCTTAGCCCAAATTTATTTAGATACCATTAATAACCCCTATGTGTGTTTGCCAAGTGTGTACGACATAGAAGAACATGTATTCCATCTCTTTGTGATTCGTATCTCTCAAGGTCTGCGCTCACAAATGCAAAAACATTTAGCTAGCTATTCTATAGAGACGCGTATCCACTACCCCATTCCCATACACTTACAACGCGCCTTTAAAGAGTATGCTAATTTATCACTACCCCGCACTACGCGCTATTCTCAAGAAGTTTTAAGTTTGCCTATTAGCCCCACTCAAAGCATAGAAGATACGCTTTTTATCGCTAAGGCGATCAACGCTTTTAAACCTATCTGA
- a CDS encoding A/G-specific adenine glycosylase, protein MKVLQEALLVWYQAHGRKSMLIRNLTGPNAPYEIYVSEIMSQQTQIEVVLDKFYLPFLQAFPTLIDLANAPLDRVLLLWKGLGYYARAKNLHKSAQICCQKYGGCLPSNYTDLLALPGIGAYSASAILCFGFRQNVGVLDTNVSRVLLRLFGLDLKSKNLKTLLQDKARTFVNPTNSFDHNQALIDLGSLICTPKPSCHICPLSFSCCGKENIERFSVVKKPPSIPITKHYGVCVETKNLYLTYTQKGLYAHLYQFPLLKEQDLIPLPLLGSVRHSYTKYRVQVWLYQATLEDLQPENLVIVALASLKQLPMSSLGAKIVVLLEKRGIL, encoded by the coding sequence CTGAAAGTTTTACAAGAAGCTTTATTAGTCTGGTATCAAGCACATGGGCGTAAAAGTATGCTGATTAGAAACCTTACAGGCCCCAATGCCCCTTATGAAATTTATGTTTCTGAGATCATGTCCCAGCAAACCCAAATTGAGGTTGTGTTAGACAAATTTTATCTCCCCTTTTTGCAGGCCTTCCCCACTCTAATAGATTTAGCAAACGCCCCTTTAGACCGGGTTTTACTTTTATGGAAAGGTCTAGGTTATTATGCCCGTGCTAAAAATTTACATAAAAGCGCGCAGATTTGTTGCCAAAAATATGGCGGTTGTTTGCCTTCTAATTATACAGACCTATTAGCCCTGCCCGGTATTGGAGCATACAGCGCAAGCGCGATTTTATGTTTTGGATTTAGGCAAAATGTGGGCGTGCTAGATACCAATGTCTCGCGTGTGCTTTTGCGCTTATTTGGACTAGATTTAAAAAGTAAGAATCTTAAAACCCTCTTGCAAGACAAGGCTAGAACCTTTGTTAATCCAACTAATTCTTTTGATCATAACCAAGCTCTCATTGATTTAGGTTCGCTTATCTGCACCCCTAAACCTAGTTGCCACATTTGCCCCTTAAGTTTTAGTTGCTGTGGTAAAGAAAATATAGAGCGTTTTAGTGTGGTGAAAAAACCCCCCAGTATTCCCATTACAAAACACTACGGGGTATGTGTAGAAACAAAGAATTTATACCTCACCTACACACAAAAGGGTTTATATGCCCACCTCTACCAATTTCCTCTCTTAAAAGAGCAGGATTTAATACCCCTACCTCTCTTAGGGAGTGTACGGCATAGCTATACCAAGTACCGCGTGCAAGTTTGGCTTTATCAAGCCACTTTAGAGGATTTACAACCAGAAAACCTAGTAATTGTAGCTTTAGCTAGTCTCAAGCAACTACCCATGAGTTCTTTAGGCGCTAAGATTGTGGTATTACTAGAAAAGAGGGGGATTTTGTAG
- a CDS encoding helix-turn-helix domain-containing protein: MDLSFNELLWIVGGGVVLIFVCLLTYSHLKDKEFTSKTKQLEKALDAINQEIYKIRKWIQENEMQTEFNASSISANVKDELNTNLNTSLTNLYNHLQEIQDTMHKDRDYLEEKLIVLENKFKEMGHFTLGSDDIDEKKVIQLFQEGHSIDSIAKELRISKGQIEFVLKLADLQ; encoded by the coding sequence ATGGATCTGAGTTTTAATGAATTATTGTGGATTGTAGGGGGAGGGGTGGTACTTATTTTTGTGTGTCTACTCACCTATAGCCACTTGAAAGATAAAGAATTTACTAGCAAGACTAAGCAATTAGAAAAAGCCCTAGATGCCATTAACCAAGAAATCTATAAAATCCGCAAATGGATTCAAGAAAATGAAATGCAAACAGAATTTAACGCCTCTAGTATTAGCGCTAATGTTAAAGACGAATTAAACACCAATTTAAACACTAGCCTTACAAATCTTTATAACCATCTCCAAGAAATCCAAGATACCATGCACAAGGATAGGGATTATTTAGAGGAAAAACTCATCGTATTAGAGAATAAATTTAAAGAAATGGGGCATTTCACACTGGGTAGCGATGATATTGATGAAAAAAAGGTGATTCAATTATTCCAAGAGGGGCATAGCATTGATTCGATTGCAAAAGAACTACGCATTAGCAAAGGACAAATTGAATTTGTACTTAAACTAGCGGATTTACAATAA
- a CDS encoding carbon starvation CstA family protein codes for MMQAVISLLWGLLALVGAVCLGVLALHKGESINALWLVCAAVCIYTLGYRFYSHFIALKVLELNDKRATPAHVLYDGQNFIPTHKAVTFGHHFAAIAGAGPLVGPILAAQMGYLPSVLWILIGSVLGGCVHDFVVLFVSMRRSGHSLGEMIKEEMGPFVGSLAMLATLAIMVIIIAILAMVVVKALAHSPWGLFTISCTIPIAILMGLYTRFFRPKVLESSALGLILLFLAIYYGKVVASNALLASYFTLKASTLAWGIMGYGFIASILPVWFLLAPRDYLSTFLKIGVVLALALGLICIAPPLHIPKLTSFINGNGPVFAGALFPFLFITIACGTISGFHALIASGTTPKIIDKESHARLVGYGSMLMESVVALMALLMAAILHPGLYFAINAPEKSIGNNLAQAAKVISSWGFSITPEEIKTLTQNIGEQSILSRTGGAPTFAIGLSLLLYQLLGHPSIMAFGYHFAILFEALFILTAVDAGTRSARFMIQDMLGHLYKPLGNHKSYSAGLLATFLAVAFWGYFLYQGILDPKGGIYTLWPLFGVSNQMLAGMALILCTTILFKMQRFKYALTTALPAFFILSITFYSGVLKIWPRGEDAVLNQVSHVATIQALKEKLTHTTDLKQISQLKQAIFNHSIDAILCLFFMCVAFCVLCVGLYICYNAYFGKIMPPLAESVFVPSKN; via the coding sequence ATGATGCAAGCGGTGATCTCTTTACTCTGGGGGCTTTTGGCTTTAGTGGGGGCTGTGTGTTTGGGGGTTTTGGCTTTGCATAAGGGCGAGAGCATCAACGCGCTCTGGCTAGTGTGCGCGGCGGTGTGTATTTACACTTTAGGTTATCGCTTTTATAGCCATTTTATAGCACTCAAGGTTTTAGAGCTTAATGACAAGCGCGCCACCCCCGCCCATGTGCTTTATGACGGACAAAATTTTATCCCCACACATAAGGCTGTAACTTTCGGGCATCACTTTGCTGCTATTGCTGGAGCTGGGCCTTTAGTAGGACCCATTCTAGCCGCACAGATGGGTTATTTGCCCTCTGTACTTTGGATTTTAATAGGCAGCGTGCTAGGAGGTTGTGTTCATGATTTTGTCGTGCTTTTTGTCTCTATGCGGCGCAGTGGGCACTCTTTAGGCGAGATGATTAAAGAGGAGATGGGTCCTTTTGTGGGTTCTTTAGCGATGTTAGCTACCTTAGCCATCATGGTTATTATCATCGCTATTTTAGCTATGGTCGTGGTTAAGGCCCTAGCCCACTCACCTTGGGGGCTTTTTACCATTTCTTGTACAATCCCCATTGCTATTCTTATGGGCCTCTACACCCGTTTTTTTAGACCCAAAGTATTAGAAAGCTCAGCTTTAGGTTTGATTCTTTTGTTTTTAGCGATTTATTATGGCAAGGTTGTAGCCAGCAATGCACTATTAGCCTCCTATTTCACCCTCAAGGCAAGTACGCTTGCATGGGGCATTATGGGCTATGGCTTTATCGCCTCTATCTTACCCGTGTGGTTTTTACTCGCTCCAAGAGATTATCTAAGCACCTTTTTAAAAATCGGGGTGGTGCTTGCTTTGGCTTTAGGTTTAATTTGTATCGCCCCGCCCCTGCACATTCCCAAACTCACCTCTTTTATCAATGGCAATGGCCCCGTCTTTGCCGGTGCGCTCTTTCCCTTTCTTTTCATCACCATTGCCTGCGGGACAATTAGCGGCTTTCATGCCCTCATTGCCTCCGGCACCACCCCTAAAATCATTGATAAAGAAAGCCATGCCCGCTTAGTAGGTTATGGATCAATGTTAATGGAATCTGTGGTGGCCTTAATGGCTCTTTTAATGGCCGCTATTTTACACCCCGGACTTTATTTTGCTATCAATGCTCCCGAAAAAAGCATAGGCAATAATCTAGCCCAAGCGGCTAAGGTGATTAGTTCTTGGGGTTTTTCTATCACACCTGAGGAAATTAAAACCCTCACCCAAAACATAGGCGAACAGAGCATTTTAAGCCGTACAGGAGGCGCGCCTACCTTTGCTATCGGGTTAAGTTTATTACTCTATCAGCTTTTAGGTCACCCTTCCATTATGGCCTTTGGCTATCATTTTGCTATCCTCTTTGAAGCTCTTTTTATTTTAACTGCCGTAGATGCGGGCACTCGTAGCGCGCGCTTTATGATCCAAGACATGCTAGGCCATCTTTATAAACCTCTTGGCAATCATAAGTCTTATAGTGCGGGCCTTTTAGCTACTTTTCTAGCCGTCGCATTCTGGGGGTATTTTTTATATCAAGGCATTTTAGACCCTAAAGGCGGAATCTACACCCTTTGGCCTCTTTTTGGGGTGAGTAACCAGATGTTAGCGGGCATGGCCTTAATCTTGTGCACCACCATTTTATTTAAGATGCAACGCTTTAAATACGCCCTAACTACAGCATTACCCGCCTTTTTTATCCTCTCTATTACCTTTTATAGCGGGGTGTTAAAGATTTGGCCAAGAGGAGAAGACGCTGTGCTTAATCAAGTCTCCCATGTGGCTACAATCCAAGCTTTAAAAGAAAAACTCACCCACACCACAGATTTAAAGCAAATAAGCCAGCTTAAGC
- a CDS encoding SDR family NAD(P)-dependent oxidoreductase, translated as MQKVLLITGASSGMGKVAAQDLIQAGYIVYCVARSVDKMQDLEQLGGHVLKMDVRNESDIESVVAQVIKEQGRIDVLWNNAGYGLYGPVEELSMEKIQQQFEVNFYGVIRLKLSGRNPTRL; from the coding sequence ATGCAAAAAGTACTCTTAATCACCGGTGCCTCCTCGGGTATGGGTAAGGTTGCAGCCCAAGATTTAATCCAAGCCGGGTATATTGTTTATTGTGTAGCGCGCAGTGTAGATAAAATGCAAGATTTAGAGCAATTAGGCGGGCATGTTCTTAAAATGGATGTGAGAAATGAATCAGATATTGAGTCTGTTGTTGCGCAGGTGATCAAAGAACAGGGCCGTATTGATGTGCTTTGGAACAATGCAGGTTATGGTCTTTATGGTCCGGTAGAGGAGTTGTCTATGGAGAAAATCCAACAACAATTTGAGGTTAATTTTTATGGTGTGATTCGTTTAAAACTCTCCGGCAGAAATCCCACTCGTCTTTAG
- a CDS encoding thiamine-phosphate kinase yields the protein MDLERIFLQILEQSGITFGLGDDGVVLPCFKNPIYMLDLFTEGVHFKREWFTLEQIGYKALAVNISDAIALCAVPKYALLGLQLPENFSPLEIKELVLGLQKACQEFKIQIVGGDTIVSKSLSLAITLLASSAKPLLRQKMRLGDLLVHTGRLGESDKALQTLLRGGRVAGHSKFYKPVLKNLAPFMQTIRPLLHAGLDISDGLLAECNRLSQLNQLHCKLINPHQRAFLSGEEYEMLLCLPARNKHALIQRAKKHRIKLSFIGRVIRGKSHYKAKIWHKATK from the coding sequence GTGGATTTAGAACGCATCTTTTTACAGATTTTAGAGCAAAGCGGGATAACCTTTGGGTTAGGAGATGATGGGGTGGTTTTGCCTTGCTTTAAAAACCCTATTTATATGCTTGATCTTTTTACTGAGGGGGTGCACTTTAAAAGAGAATGGTTTACTTTAGAACAAATAGGCTATAAAGCCCTAGCGGTTAATATTTCAGATGCGATCGCGCTTTGTGCTGTGCCCAAATACGCCCTTTTAGGGTTACAACTCCCAGAGAATTTTAGCCCGCTAGAAATAAAAGAGCTAGTGCTAGGTTTACAAAAGGCCTGCCAAGAGTTTAAAATCCAGATTGTAGGCGGGGATACTATTGTTTCAAAAAGTTTGAGTTTAGCCATTACGCTTTTAGCGAGTAGTGCAAAGCCTCTTTTACGGCAAAAAATGCGGCTTGGAGATTTGTTAGTGCACACCGGCAGACTTGGAGAGAGTGATAAAGCTTTGCAGACCTTGCTTAGAGGCGGGAGGGTTGCAGGCCACTCTAAGTTTTATAAACCAGTGCTCAAAAATCTAGCCCCTTTTATGCAAACAATACGCCCCCTTCTACACGCTGGGTTAGATATTTCTGATGGCCTTTTGGCTGAGTGTAACCGCTTATCACAGCTTAATCAATTACATTGTAAGCTGATAAATCCCCACCAACGCGCCTTTTTAAGTGGCGAGGAGTACGAAATGCTTTTGTGTTTACCAGCGCGAAACAAACATGCTTTAATCCAGCGAGCCAAAAAGCATCGCATTAAGCTTAGCTTTATAGGGCGTGTGATACGGGGAAAATCACACTACAAAGCTAAGATTTGGCATAAAGCAACAAAGTAG
- a CDS encoding glycosyltransferase family 25 protein, giving the protein MRIFLIHLSSKTCQENQLFERDISDLKKSLSTSSKHSVEVFDAIYSKTKTGLHPLVKAHLHPYFTHPSCEVTHNLKDTLSAYFYGLKYKGKYMSLGELGCYASHFCLWYRCLEYNEPIVILEDDIELEPCFWQSLDFLEEHIYTLGYVRLMHLDLFELVKKPTRFTAVFQIVGPVAGNGTQGYCLTPQVAMAFIKASAKWVIPVDNLMDCTYLHGISNLVLEPFAIAEKPNNSNIERFEQKFSIGMHLVRRINHLYVKYT; this is encoded by the coding sequence ATGCGTATTTTTCTAATCCACCTTTCCTCAAAAACCTGCCAAGAAAACCAACTTTTTGAGCGCGATATTAGCGATTTAAAAAAGAGTTTAAGCACTTCTTCTAAACATAGTGTAGAAGTTTTTGATGCCATTTATTCTAAAACTAAAACGGGGTTACATCCTTTAGTTAAAGCCCATTTACACCCTTATTTTACCCACCCAAGTTGTGAGGTTACTCATAATCTTAAGGATACTTTGAGTGCCTACTTCTATGGACTAAAATACAAAGGCAAGTATATGAGTTTAGGAGAATTAGGGTGTTATGCCAGCCACTTTTGCCTGTGGTATAGGTGTTTAGAATACAATGAACCTATTGTAATACTAGAAGATGATATAGAACTAGAGCCATGCTTTTGGCAATCTTTAGATTTTTTAGAAGAACATATCTACACACTAGGCTATGTACGGCTAATGCATCTAGATCTATTTGAACTTGTCAAAAAACCCACGCGTTTTACGGCTGTATTCCAAATTGTAGGTCCAGTAGCTGGAAATGGCACTCAAGGCTATTGTTTAACCCCACAAGTTGCTATGGCTTTTATCAAGGCTAGTGCCAAGTGGGTGATACCGGTGGATAACCTAATGGATTGTACCTATTTGCATGGAATATCTAACCTAGTATTAGAACCCTTTGCCATTGCTGAAAAACCCAATAACTCCAATATAGAACGCTTTGAACAAAAATTCTCTATTGGCATGCACCTAGTTAGACGGATTAATCATTTGTATGTCAAGTACACCTGA
- the nadC gene encoding carboxylating nicotinate-nucleotide diphosphorylase — MYIEFLRECLAEDLGAGDLFARLVEPKLVQTHVLAKDTGVFSGQVYVEALLEWLKIKHTWKIKDGQSFEPKQVLLELQGDWRLILQIERVLLNILQHSSGIATKTAQFVRLIAGLPISLLDTRKTRPLLRVFEKYSVRNGGAKNHRLGLDDALMLKDTHLIHIPDLKAFIKHARQKIPWTSKIEIECDSVAMAKEIMAIGADIIMCDNMGVEEIKEVVAYRNQNYPLVLLEASGNITEESVRAYASSGVDAISSGALIHQAVWVDMSLKLV, encoded by the coding sequence ATGTACATTGAGTTTTTAAGGGAGTGTTTGGCTGAGGATTTAGGCGCTGGAGATTTATTTGCTCGCCTTGTAGAGCCTAAACTTGTACAAACCCATGTTTTAGCTAAAGATACGGGGGTTTTTTCAGGCCAAGTTTATGTAGAAGCACTTTTAGAGTGGTTGAAAATAAAGCATACATGGAAAATTAAAGATGGCCAAAGTTTTGAGCCCAAACAAGTTTTATTAGAATTGCAGGGTGATTGGCGCTTGATTTTACAAATTGAACGGGTGTTACTTAATATTTTACAGCACAGTAGCGGAATAGCCACAAAGACAGCACAATTTGTGCGTTTAATTGCAGGGTTGCCCATTAGTCTTTTAGATACCCGCAAAACCCGCCCCCTTTTGCGCGTCTTTGAAAAGTATTCGGTGCGCAATGGCGGGGCTAAAAACCACCGCTTAGGTTTAGATGATGCGCTTATGCTTAAAGACACCCATTTAATCCATATTCCGGATTTAAAAGCCTTTATCAAACATGCCCGCCAAAAAATCCCATGGACTTCTAAAATTGAAATTGAATGCGATAGTGTGGCAATGGCTAAGGAGATCATGGCCATAGGAGCGGATATTATTATGTGTGATAATATGGGTGTGGAGGAGATTAAAGAGGTGGTGGCTTATCGCAACCAAAATTATCCTTTAGTGCTTTTAGAGGCTAGTGGAAATATCACAGAGGAAAGTGTGCGCGCCTATGCCTCTAGCGGAGTTGATGCCATTAGTAGCGGGGCATTGATTCACCAAGCGGTGTGGGTGGATATGAGTTTAAAGTTAGTTTAG
- a CDS encoding ComEC/Rec2 family competence protein, with protein MPPVTLFQTPKEWIYALGLLLGLFAISLSLKYQQYSRFLDKKPLSLHAQVLLQYNKGATQVLKLQDSHYNVFYTTSKEDIKDLSLQFVRAFGKMAPCSFWQFLKSCYFYTFSLSLEQGSDPKNPLRKAIDTQHNSPLMGNFYRTLFLADLLDQSLRQVVVGLGLSHLIAISGFHLGILSAFFFLILKYPYTFLQQRYFPYRNRAYDLMGVVLCLLLGYLFLLHFQPSFLRAFVMALLGFFLLYNGLELLSFSLLALVVLLSLILFPSLVRNIGFILSVGGVFYIFLFIKHMPKLHPLIYAFLLNTTLFLHMLPLVHAFFAPFNPYQLSGILLSFIFVLFFPLSLILHLFNSGDLFDPYLLQTLKWHIPTINYHTPIWLLSLYGFFSLLAIRFVYAYYALYVISLALFFYLLIS; from the coding sequence ATGCCTCCTGTTACCCTTTTCCAAACCCCTAAAGAGTGGATTTATGCTCTAGGCCTTTTATTAGGTCTATTTGCTATTTCTTTAAGTTTAAAATACCAACAATACAGCCGCTTTTTAGACAAAAAACCTTTAAGCTTGCATGCCCAAGTACTCCTGCAATATAACAAGGGCGCTACACAAGTACTAAAGCTACAGGATAGCCATTACAATGTGTTTTACACCACCAGCAAAGAGGATATTAAAGACCTGAGTTTACAATTTGTACGCGCTTTTGGTAAAATGGCGCCTTGTTCGTTTTGGCAATTTTTAAAATCCTGTTATTTTTACACTTTCTCCCTCTCTTTAGAACAAGGAAGCGATCCTAAAAACCCTTTAAGAAAAGCCATTGACACCCAACATAATAGCCCTTTAATGGGCAATTTTTACCGCACCTTATTTCTAGCTGATTTGCTAGATCAAAGCTTAAGGCAAGTGGTGGTGGGTTTGGGTTTGAGTCATCTAATTGCTATTAGTGGCTTTCATCTAGGGATTTTAAGCGCTTTCTTTTTTCTCATTCTTAAATACCCCTACACCTTTTTACAACAACGCTATTTTCCTTACCGCAACCGTGCCTATGATTTAATGGGAGTGGTTTTGTGTTTGCTTTTAGGCTACTTGTTTTTGCTGCATTTTCAGCCTTCTTTCTTACGCGCCTTTGTGATGGCATTACTTGGGTTTTTTCTACTTTATAATGGTTTAGAGCTGTTAAGTTTTTCATTACTAGCGCTAGTGGTTTTACTATCCTTAATTCTTTTTCCTTCACTAGTGCGCAATATTGGGTTTATTCTATCTGTAGGGGGCGTGTTTTATATTTTCCTTTTTATCAAACACATGCCAAAACTCCACCCTCTTATTTATGCCTTTTTATTAAATACCACCCTTTTTTTACACATGCTCCCCCTTGTGCATGCTTTTTTTGCCCCCTTTAACCCCTACCAGCTCAGCGGCATTCTTCTCTCTTTTATTTTTGTCCTCTTTTTCCCCTTAAGCTTAATCTTGCACCTTTTTAATAGTGGCGATCTCTTTGATCCTTATTTACTCCAGACTTTAAAATGGCATATCCCTACAATTAACTACCACACACCTATATGGCTTTTATCTCTTTATGGGTTTTTTTCTCTTTTAGCGATTCGATTTGTCTATGCTTACTACGCTCTTTATGTGATCAGCTTAGCCCTATTCTTCTACCTTTTAATTTCTTGA